The Microcaecilia unicolor chromosome 6, aMicUni1.1, whole genome shotgun sequence genome includes a window with the following:
- the GPR88 gene encoding probable G-protein coupled receptor 88, whose translation MTNSSLLVPCEDSSGTRILVSVLYSLFSISGTVANLVVIYLVCSFKRLKTTSNAFIVNGCVSDLLVCAFWMPQEAIVISRSMPESESSVYQVFTEGLVFLWMTVSLLSHSLIAINRYVLITKVPTVYQTIYQKRNTEWMIAMSWVIPLVFLLPWLLGQRRQARPSKCANSRLFVFTGKEVHVSGSYTAILSAMTILMQTLVLLYCYFKIFRKVQSSVKRVSVLNFQIINNLPYSVPRKEKRLGVYVLSVCCAFVFSTAPFMWVTVFALFKPVTAGLQTASWLLLCLLFVLNPFIYTCKNEEFRRSFRSVARGEFCKSSSVGVVVDPVIPTISHHEP comes from the coding sequence ATGACCAATTCTTCCTTGCTAGTGCCATGTGAAGACTCTTCAGGTACCAGGATCCTGGTGTCTGTGCTGTACTCTTTATTCTCCATCTCTGGCACTGTAGCTAACCTCGTGGTGATTTATCTCGTTTGCTCCTTCAAAAGACTGAAGACCACCAGCAATGCTTTCATTGTAAACGGCTGCGTGTCCGATCTCTTGGTCTGTGCCTTCTGGATGCCCCAAGAAGCCATCGTGATCTCCAGGTCTATGCCCGAGTCCGAGTCCTCCGTGTATCAGGTGTTCACGGAAGGGCTCGTTTTCCTTTGGATGACCGTCTCTCTGCTCTCGCATTCCCTAATAGCCATAAACCGCTATGTGCTCATCACAAAGGTGCCGACGGTCTACCAGACTATTTATCAGAAAAGGAACACCGAGTGGATGATCGCCATGTCTTGGGTGATCCCTCTGGTCTTCCTGTTGCCCTGGCTGTTGGGGCAAAGACGCCAGGCAAGACCATCCAAGTGTGCAAACTCGCGTCTCTTCGTGTTCACCGGGAAGGAGGTCCACGTGTCCGGCTCCTACACGGCCATACTGTCAGCGATGACCATCCTCATGCAGACTCTCGTCTTACTCTACTGCTACTTCAAGATCTTCAGGAAGGTGCAGAGCAGCGTGAAGCGGGTTAGTGTGTTGAATTTTCAAATCATCAACAACCTACCCTACTCCGTTCCCAGGAAAGAGAAGCGCCTGGGCGTCTACGTGTTGTCCGTGTGCTGCGCCTTCGTCTTCTCCACGGCGCCCTTCATGTGGGTGACGGTCTTCGCCCTCTTCAAGCCTGTGACGGCTGGGCTGCAGACTGCCAGCTGGTTGCTGCTCTGCCTGCTCTTTGtgctcaaccctttcatctacaccTGCAAAAACGAAGAGTTCCGCAGATCCTTTAGGTCGGTGGCGCGGGGCGAGTTTTGCAAGAGCTCTTCTGTTGGGGTGGTGGTCGACCCTGTGATCCCCACCATCTCACATCATGAGCCTTAG